From the genome of Medicago truncatula cultivar Jemalong A17 chromosome 2, MtrunA17r5.0-ANR, whole genome shotgun sequence:
AATATAATAAgataaatatacatcacagtTCATATCTGTTAAGGACAAATTTGTAATACATGAATGTTCAGTTAAAATATATagctaattttttaattaattacatagtgtagatttaaattaaaatttaaatatgaaaaagaatTGAGTTAAGAAAAGTAAATTGAAGTTCAAATATatgacttgaaaaaaaaaagttcaatgtATGAGAGATGTAAAAcaagttaatatttttgttttacttcaaaaaattaagacttaaatatgtaaaaggtctCTGTAAGTTCGcgcatttttggttttcgttcatgtaagttttttttctaaaataaacccTGTATCTTCTTAaccttttgaaaatagtccttgcTGTCAGCTTCTGTCAAAAAAAACGCCATGATGGCTAACGGAGCAAAGGTGGCAAGTCATGAGTTGGCACATTTGATGAGATGGCATGAGAGATGATTAGTTGTGTAAagacagggactaaaatcaaaaacgtaaattaccacatggactaaaatcaaaaacgtaaaatcaaaatttcagatttaaaatcaagatcttattcttcttcttcttcttccctcattgtcttcttcatcttcatcaccatattcataaatcatcaacaccaAACccaggaaaagaaagaaaaaacaaacatattttttttaaacaaaactaataatcatcaatcaacaacaacaagacccactattcatcaacacattaaaacaacacaaactctcttcatcaattacataaaaacacaaaattacacaattcaaATTACATAGTTGAAAATGGCTCTGCTTTCTCTCCCTTTGTCACAAtgaaacaactttttctcttcatcttctccatagAAGATGTCTCaaacccaacaacaacaacctcaatCTCCTTCCTTTCTCTGACCCGCGATTGAAAACGTCGCATCTTTTCCACTGTGACCAGAATTGAGAAATCGATTCAAAGATCGTGGATTCTACGATTTCACAATTAATAGGAGTGATTATACAcgatttcacccaataaaatgattatgtgatagATTCGTTACTAGTTATATATTTCAAAAGGATAAGCCATGGATCACTCAGATTCGTTACTTCTTTTGGATTTTCAAGTATGTGTATGTTGAAATGCCCCTTTCCACAACCTGGCGTTTTATACATATGAAAATttgagaaattagggtttgaatttgaatgtgagtgagaaaagatgaaagggGATCTGACTATTTATGTATGGTAATTGGTATCAATCTGGAAGAATAAGAGGGAATTGTGGAAAAAAAGAGGTATTTGCAATCAATTGCAACAAACATCACTAAATTAATCATACTCAAGTAGCATACAATGTTTCAACTTAACTTTACAATCAAAACATACGATTGAGTAATGAAATTAGaataaattgttgaaggataTGGGTTTTGGTTCAAGGGCGCAAGGTATGGGATAGATTGGGGAAAGTTTGAGGGGAAGAAGAAGACTGAAatttgagaggaagaagaagattgaaCGTTTTTCTAATTTCATCCCTGTGTCAAtttacgttttttattttagtcccaaTTTTAACAAGTTATCATCTCTCATGCCATCTCATCAAATGTGCCAACTCATGAACTGCCACgttgataagtgctagaaagatgtattttaagtgatatattttaggcacttttgttacttattatgcaagttattaagggaaaagccgagagataagtgattattgcccttttacgctttatttatcttacttcacccatttgtgcaggatttgaactcaagacatcaagcaaagagcaaaaatgaagaaaagtacaaaaaggctGAAAAATGAAGGTTACTCGCCCCCAACTCGCCATGGCCAGTagaaggcgagcaattccagtagCCAACAGAGATTacacgccaccaactcgcaatggcgagtggaaggcgagcccactcgccatggcgaatgattttactcgcgaggcgagttagggCGGTTAGCCTCTCAcagctgacgtggcacaaacccaatggcgAAGGAACCTCAACTCGCCCTGGCGAATgaaggagctcgcgaggcgagtagatGCAGAatcagaattctataaatagcccactcaaccatttcattgACATACTTAGTTTCTCTTAGTTTTTCATAGTTTTCATTTGacaatatttctagagagagagatagggcttgttctTTATAGAGTGatagagagtggattcttcatCCTTTGTTGAGAAATCATAAGTTGTAAATGAATTTTTctccttcaattcattcttgcaaggcttccatgacaatgagtagctaaatctcctttgttgggattagaggtacttgatcttagcttaacatgtaatcttttgatctataaatatatggttctagcatttgatttgatattgatgttattcttgcactttaatctttatctttgatttaattgtgattgagaaatacttttgaatctaggtttagaataaccatctatcaaaacataggttctagacatggaatcgatgttttgataatcactttgtgtatccaaacctaaagctttcttatcattcaatagattgagaaatcatcgattgaacgataagatcgactcttgaatcattcaatagtttgagacatcgacgattgaatgatacaattgatttcacaatattgtttggacacgaatagtgttgtcgagggatacgtgataatatcaaagaaaagctagaatccatgtatgatcattaggttacgtgtgacatttgatcaaggaactctaatcctaacaagtttcacgccctattaatctcaattttatcatttgcaatttagttactaaaacaaacaaccaattatCTGTTAACTTggaatgatatttggtgtcgaacggtccgcgatatcgcactagtccctgaggagacgatataaatacttacaattgtttgatgcaaaaatactacatcacaCGTGTGCTCTCTTAGCCACCATGGCGTTTTTGTTGACAGAAGCTGACGAcaaggactattttcaaaaggtTAAGAGGATACAAGgttcattttataaaagaaaaaaaacttacaggaacaaaaacaaaaaatgtgcGAACTTACGGGGATCTTGAAGCTAGAATTACAAAGCAAACCTAGGTGAAGCAAATTGTATATCGAAACATATCATCTTGTTTTGTTTATTCAAACGACAAAAGGAATTAATATAGCACTAGTAGTTATATTTAGCTTTTGAGATTGACTTTCAAAACTGAATTGAGTTAGATCAGCAAACGACCAATTCAGAAAATTCCACATCATGACATTCCTGATCTCCCTTTGCCCCTCAACATGTATATCTAtatcttctttttgtttttttgactaAACGTATATGTATATCATGAATCTTTAGAGATTGAGCAATAAGAAAAGGGTCACGTTAAATGACAATATATAGTTTTGAACATTATTATAAAACAATATATAGTTTTGAACATTATTTTTATGGCCGACCATAGGTAAGACTACTAAAACTCATAAAAGTAAGACTACTAAAACTCATATTTTACAGACCCTGTATTACTGCAAAAACCCTTAAAACATATCTGAACATAACTTTCGTTCAGTTAtttgagcaaaaaaaaatatctattgaAAGATGCATTTTGATATGTATTAAACAATTGATCAGAGGTTTGTTCAACAACCTTCATCAAACTTTAGCTTTAAgcttacaaataaaaaacaattttcattagaTTTTATAAGTAGAAATGCCTCATAAAAAACGAAAAGGAAGATTGCTCTATAGCCCCCATGTCGCTCaagtttgaaaaaaagttaATCAGAAGATAGCTTccattagaaggaaaaaaagtcGATCATATCTTATGATATGTTTGTGTCGTTGTAAGATACATTTCGATAAATTAAGAAACTTCTAAATAAATATGATGGGCTATGAAGCAATTCCAAAGAGTCGCATGTTCAAACTTGTTTTAGACTTCATTTGTTATTGATTATTATCGGGTCGACCCGACTATTTTAAACGATATATactagatgattttttttaggggtataTATACtagatagattttttttttttgttgaagaaatatatACTTTTTAGATATGCAGCTAAATTAGCcgttcaatattaaaaaaacaaataatttttgatgtaataaatcaataattaataattaatctttgtaaaaaataaataatgaatgtATATCTCATTATTCTTATGGGATCCAAAAATAGCGTTGAACAAAACAGAATCGGTTAAGGTTATTTATGTGTTACCTAGCTGTCTCTCTATCTCTTTCCTAtgaatcattattttttaattattttattaatttcttaaaattacAACGTGAAATATAATATTGGAGTAAATAATAGAAGAGCCAGAAAAAGCAGCAGAAAATTTGCAGGGTGCATAGGCAGCGGAGACGCTtagcttattataaaatttaggGTTTGGTTTTTCCATGAAgcatgaacaacaacaacaacaacatcatctcaAGAAACGGCAACGGAACAACACAAGCTTGTGCTGCATGTAAATATCAACGTAGGAAGTGTGGTACATCCTGCATTCTCGCACCATATTTTCCTCACGATCGTCAAAAACAATTCTTAAACGCTCATAAATTGTTTGGTGTTGGTAAAATCACCAATATGATCAAGAATGTTCCACCTCATCTTAGAGATCATACCATGAGTTCTATTATTTTTCAATCTGATATGCGTGCTATGGATCCTGTTGGTGGTTGTTATAGATTCATTCAACAGCTTCAATCTCAATATGAATTTTATCAAGCTGAGCTTCATCTTACACGTCAACAAATTTCTATTTGTAAAGCTACACaatcacaacaacatcaacaacaatttgcCGCTGTGTCTAATCATCATTATAATGACATGCATGTCATTAATCATAACAATAACGAGGATAATGATGCTGCTTTGAATATTATCAATCATTTTAACCAGCAGCATTTTGTTGATGATCAACTGAATATGAATATGCTGCCTCAACAGCAATTGCAACTGCAGCAGCAATATGTTGTCGATGATGTCTGTATTAACCCTAATTATGTTCCTTTACAAGAGGATCTTAATTCATGGgcaaacaatattaatatacCGTTGTCTCCTTTAACTTTGGAGGGTAACAATAAGGAAGAAGATGGTGAAGAAGATCAGGAACGTGTTGGTGATGATCAAGGAAATGATCAGAAACCCGTTTTTGACCTAATCAATGAAATGAATTCTTTGGATACCAACAGCAGTAGTATTGATCCGGGGCACCAGGTTTGTTATTTAGTTGGtgatctattttattttatgttttcccAATTTCGTTTTGTAAATTTGAGTTTCTTTGGTTGAATTAATCACATTGATTCTATATATAATTATTCATTGCATGGGCCTTTCATGTATGAAGCCaagtttgttgttgatttgtttgtttgttacaaatCATTTCTTGCTTCATTTTAATCTAGGTTTCATGAGATTTTTTGGCTTACAGGAGTTAGAACACATTATAATTTGGGGCATTTCAtgtatgattatgatgttatggtTTTAGTACTTGATTATGTATGTTTGGATATAACATGTGCTGAATGAAATCAACTAATAGAAGTTATACCTTTTAGAACTAGAAAGTTTTTATGGTGGAACTAATTAGCAGATCCATCTCACACCTTGGACGAAAAAGAGAGTATTGAATGACATAAAATGCATTAATTCCATGATAGTACTACTTCTTAAGTTTACatttaattctttcaaaaaaaaaaaagtttacatttAATTGTCTTTTATGTCATGCAAATAATGGAATCTAACATAATTACTCTAATTGTCCATATCCACAAATAAAACCAATCACAACTCTAGTTTTAGGATTCTGTACCTCTGCTAATATCCCCTCAAAAGCACAGATTTAACCAACCCTTCAATTAAAAATGCAAATATCCTAAGATAGATTTTTTACcattaattttaacattttctgaTATGATATTCTGCTGAATATGcagtgatggtgatgatgatgatgaaggggTCTTGTGAATAAGATAGGCAAGGCAGTAATAAAAGAATAGGCAGAGGACTGCATTGATTGGAAAGGTGTAGCAGCTTTGTTTATTCTTTCAAATTAGCTTAAGATTGCAGAATTTTTCTAGTTGTTAATTAGACTTAGATTGGCACTAGATGTGTCCAAACTTTAGActagtatttttcttttgtaagaCATAGATTTCAGAATTTTTCTTGCTCTTTCCTATTGCATCTACGTTATtgattggagttttttttttttttttttttgcggctTCAACAACGTTTATTTCCGATTTTTCATTTCTctgttaaaataaaactatcCCCTGCCATCTAGTATTTGAGAAGTTCATATTGAACGCTTGCTACAGATGCAACGGTCTCTGTAGGACCGTTGGatctaaatttattaaaattgatgtgACGGTCTCTATAGGGCCGTTTCatctaaatttattaaaatttagatCCAACTATCTTATAATCCGTTGCACTGTGCAACAGTTATAGAGAATCCAAATTCCGTAACAGGAGCTTAAATTCTCTATGATTGTTGCACATCTCCGGTAGAGTATCTAAATTTAAGAAATACAACATATCAGAGATATTATGTAGAAACACATATTATCAAGTTAATTAACTAGTAGGACTATTAGCAGCAGAGGAAATTAGGTGAAGCTTGATATTCTCCAGCTGCATCTCCAGCTGcaagttcttcttcttctcattttCCAATTCTGTCCTCAACTTAGAGATCTCTTGCACCATTTTCTCATCACTTTCAGCCACATGAATCTCCTCTCCACCAATTAGATTCATTAGAAACTTAACTTGTCCCAACTCTTGTTCCAAGCTCTCTTTCAACACATTCAACGTTGCCAACGTAGCTTCACGGTTCTTAACAACACCACCGACA
Proteins encoded in this window:
- the LOC11423276 gene encoding LOB domain-containing protein 7, which produces MNNNNNNIISRNGNGTTQACAACKYQRRKCGTSCILAPYFPHDRQKQFLNAHKLFGVGKITNMIKNVPPHLRDHTMSSIIFQSDMRAMDPVGGCYRFIQQLQSQYEFYQAELHLTRQQISICKATQSQQHQQQFAAVSNHHYNDMHVINHNNNEDNDAALNIINHFNQQHFVDDQLNMNMLPQQQLQLQQQYVVDDVCINPNYVPLQEDLNSWANNINIPLSPLTLEGNNKEEDGEEDQERVGDDQGNDQKPVFDLINEMNSLDTNSSSIDPGHQELEHIIIWGISCMIMMLCDGDDDDEGVL